The following DNA comes from Mya arenaria isolate MELC-2E11 chromosome 11, ASM2691426v1.
ttagaaataattttatatgattttatgtTACAAGACTCATAATACAATGATTAGCCTCtctaaatttttatttatttttcgaaGATAAAAGTCCAGTTATTGTTATAGACTTGTTGTTATCTTCTAGTTTATATCGTTGAAAAGGCAGAcatagttgaaaaaaaaacggtaTCAAGATATCCTTGTGAAATTTGGTACTCATATCATATTAAAGGAGACAATGTCCAAAAGTGTAGCAAAGTCCATAACCTGTCTTTAATAATGGTTGATTTCAGTGCCGTTCTTCTTTCTAAAGGAATCcaacccacaaataagcaagttgTATAATGCAAAAGCTTGTCCAACTAGTTTATGATTGGAACAACGGTACTCAAACTTCATAGGGAAGCTGGccgtgaccagcagatgacccatattgattctGAAGGCAGAAGGTCAAGGTCCATGAATGTAGCGACCATGGACACAAAAATCCTGTCCAATTGATAACTAGAGTATTCTTGGTCCTGTGCTCCTCAAACATGGTAGGGAAGTTGGTCATTACCAGCAGATTACCCATACTGCTTtaaggtcaataggtcaaaggtcacgtTGACCTTTAACTCTTAAACTATGTTCTATTGATAATTATAGTATGCTtaagcagatgaaccctattgattttcgtGTCAGCGGTTCAAAAATCAGGTCCACTGTGACCgtaaaaactaatattttgtttggTCAATACAAAATGAACGCTTTGACCTACGGTCCTCCAACTTGGTGgagaggttggtcatgaccctAAATTATCCCACAGAATTAAtgctaaatatttatttagctATCTTTAGGGAGcatatattaattatacaaaCCTCTCATGTGGATAACCGTCCGAAATGGCCCAATCTGGGCATTTATCTTGTTACTTTGACAgcctttttgtttaaacatcCAAATTAATACTTAAGTATGTTACGTAAAGTCTTAAAAGCATGTTtagattttatcaatatatttgagCATGATAGTAAAGATAGGATTCCCTTCTAGTCGGTTTCCCGAGTAGAAATCAGTAGTGGGGGCCATGTTCAGAGACAGTGAGAGTGTACCCCTTGGGTGGCTAGAACTTGCAACctcctggccccaatatcacgaaaatacttaagtcaaatctcaatctcaactcatttttccacattagagtatgacattattaaaaattactaatgttttactatttttaaaagcaccTTTTCGCatgcattatgttgattaacattattgttcaatattctaaaaaaaatatttctatagcacaaaatgtacttgagtaaaactcaaaaataataaattagactcaagtacaatttttgctctaaatttttttctataaaatattgtccaattttttttaatcagcATAGTAAAAGAGAGAATGTgattttaaaaagggtaaaacatttacaagtttGAATCATGTGatgctgtaatttgataaaaaaagagttGAGACTGACAATGAGATTTGACTggagtattttcgtgatattgagGCCAGGTCAAGTGATGTCTTGACTCCAAAATTCTGTTGATGCTGTTTTGCTTAGCTTTATCTAGTTTTTTGAGTTATTTCCTTGCATCTGTTAAACATCCTTGCAGATATATAAAGTTTGCAAAACACTCGTTTTTAAAACGCACTTTATTTCTAATGCACAAATACGAACATCTAAAAGTGAActagatttgaaaaaaagaaattcgcattttgttatttaatataatatattatgtatgtgcTTGCAGTCTTAAACACTTTTAACATGGTACttattatatatactttatatgaaattttggagagatgaaataaaattgatatgcGTTTTACGCAAGTCCATTTTAATATGTGCACGAACtgtttatttgaaataggctttgtttcaaaattgattttcgTGCGCTGCaagattgaaaataatattttagacGATCACCGGAGCTATCATTCTGCAACAAGTTTTATAGAGAATTGTGTCATATATTAAATTCATTACGATTTTTCAAATCATTGACCAGTCTTTCCAATTCAAATAAATGCGGGTCATCTACTTCCGGCATTGTCGTTCTAAGCGCATGCGCAAGATTCAGGAGATAGTCAATATTTTTGCCACTCGGTCCCACCGAGTGAAATATCTGGTTTGCAATAGCATCCAATGGCGCAGGACCAAGGAAATTCGGGTTGTCTTGCGTCCCAATATAAATTCCAAGATCAAATTGACCTTCATTTGGATTGTCCGCAAAGAACGTCACATTCACTAGCGTGTAGCCACCTTTTTCTCGATGGTCAAGATGTTTTCGAACATTTTCTGCATCTTCTTGGTGAATTTCATAGGCGACGCCGTACACCCGATCCTAAAAGAACGAATACTTGACGTTAAACAGCATATAAGATTAATTCAAACTAAGTCTAAGATAATGTATCAACCTATCGTCTcgattttataacaaaaatgcaaaaacacactaactcaacattttaattttggCGCTtgaaacaatgtatatatatttaaatttcataacgCTACCTCATCCGTTGCTGGCACCAGTGTGACCACCCGACCAGGCTGAAAAACAATCGGCCTACATTAAGGAACAGTTTATCTTGTGatgatttttattatcttatgaTGGTATCGGGAATACATAaccgtatcaaatattttgattcatgtGTGCCTTTAATATATTGggtgcattaaaaaaataaagttacaaGAGTAACGGTTTAAAGGCCTTGGACTATCAGCATTTAGTTTTTTCGACTAGCACTACGTACTAGACTTTCAACATTCGCGCATGAAAGGTCCACCTACTGCCAATTATCCTACACACatactccctgcgtcagattctGCCTACTTCCAATTATCCTACACACatactccctgcgtcagattatCGCCTACTGCCAATTATCCTATAAACatactccctgcgtcagattatCGCCTACTGCCAATTATCCTACACACATACTCCCTGCTTCAGATTATCGCCTACTGCCAATTATCCTACACACatactccctgcgtcagattatCGCCTACTGCCAATTATCCTacacacactccctgcgtcagattatCGCCTACTGCCGATTATCCTACACACatactccctgcgtcagattatCGCCTACTTCCAATTATCCTACACACATACTCCCAGGCTGCGTCAGATTTTCCGTCGAcaatcagccaatgaggttgtattctaaatcaGTAAGATAACATGAAGttaattcttaatcattaagaattctcTTCTTGTCATCTAACTACTACACAACCACCTTTGACTAACACGTGGATGTTACGTGGTGCAAAAGTGGAATTGAAACATTAAGTGGGACGGCCATGGTACGCCTTTAAAAAAGAACAGTAACAATGGTCCTGGTTTCTTTTAGAAACAATAATTAGAACATGACCACGTTtgcaaaaaaatactgtttcaCGACAAATGAAAATGGAACTTCCACATGAATTGTTATTgctgtaattattgtttttaaaatcgaTTTCAAATCTAAAGACATTCACTATTGGATTTGTGCCATGTTATGGTTTGCTATGATTAAGATTGATCACAGTTCATGATTCGTATACTTGTATACAAAAAGCGATGCAAGCTTAAAAACCGACACGTCTTTCTCTTTTAAATTGTGTTCTAGCTCTTATTCTTATATTGAAGTTCACGTTATAATTAACACTGAAGTAAACACATACATGTGGCGCAAGTAACACGCTGTAAACATATAAAACCTGACCATGCAATCTTTTAAATAACGATTAATCAGCCTGACAGAGACAAAGCAGACTCGCATAAATTATAAagtattatattgtaaaaatataacatcgAGTTCACAGAGTGTATATTAAGCGAATGTCGTTTTAGGcagtttattttaaactgtttcacATGTAACGTTAGAATTAGACACCTTTTTAAATCGGTTAGCATATATACAccttatatttaatattgttaaaaactattcagtatatttatatttactttttactttttatttcttactaTTTAAATGTTCACATCAGTGATGTATCGACAAACAGCATGTAAGGTTAAGTccagtacatgtatttataattaaaactacAGTATAGTTTTAACTAATATTTTTACCCTACCAATATCGAATATATAATATACTGGTAAAAATTGTCAAGTAGAATCTACAAGTATAGTATAAATAGTGGACATGTCAATCGCATTGTCTCGAACTGCGTAGCAATTGCATTGTAACTATCATGATCTAGTTGAATGTCTTCTCAATCATGCTGTACTGGTACAGTTATAATTATCTTACATTTCCTGGTACACCTCGATGATCCGTACTGCCCTGCCAGAATCTTCTCTGGTAGCCTTTAATGAATCCAGTTATCTTCCGTTTAAAAGGAAAATCCACTTTCCAAATAAGAGAACCGTATCCAAACACCCACATTATGCTGTCACTGACAGATTGAGAATGAAAGTAGGTCAATAACATGCGTTTGTTTACCACtgaaaataatagtattacACGTAATCAAGCAGGTGCGCGAAAGGTTAGATTATACTAATTTTATTCGAATACGAATATCGCCGTGTTTATCTTGGACGAATATTCTCCACCGTTATTTTGGAATAGGATTGTTATTGGTCTCAGGAGTTATATTCCAGTTTCAGTTTTACTTCAAAAACTTTCGGGCCCATAGATATTTGTCATTCTTGCATACCGGTCGGGTGTTTCCGGTCAcctgaccagtgctggaaaaaaacCCACCTTACACCCGCCATGTAAGATGAggcacgcgcaacaacgcgcaacttttcatttcttttattggatggtttatgaaaagtacattgTGCCTTTTTAAGcgcaataaaatatgtaagtatgcaagacttttaattaaaactgaaaataaataaatcatgaaaaatgCGATTTTTCAAGGAACTATTAAAGAGACGTCAAGAGATCTAATTCCAAGGCTTTATGACGTCGGTAAAGAACTTCGCACGCGTATGTAGGAAAATGCGTATTctaagaatatatttttcagcaatttgataattttatttgtgcaaaaaatcaatcatgtttatcctgtccggatcgaaaaatctctttaccggcttacgcgcgtgccctcgtgTCAGGTTTTTCTATCCGGACCgaaaacacatgatagatactagTATtattgcataccggacgtgcgtttccggtcatgtgaccagtacTGGAAAAAAACAGTCTAACACCGTCAATGTATGATGAGTCCGTAAACAACATGGCACGTGCTTGTAagtgaaatgtacaaaatgcGTTTATTAATCCGTCATTTtctccacaaattgataattttagttACGCAAAGAAATATATCGATCATGTTTTCCGTCAAGGATCGAAAAATCGGACTCTCGGGCACGCTATGTGGCCGGTAACTGTGAAAGCCTTTAAACCGGTTAACGCGCGTGCCTttgggtcggattttttttttaattaggaTCTGAAACACATAAAATAATCTTATATTGTTAGTCCACCCGTACTTCCGTTCGTGTGTCACTGAGTTAATCGCCCGTTTGacgtacaatatatattgttcCATTTATATCGGACGTTTAAAACAAGcgtgtttatatattcatcgtCAGTCAGGGATATTAGTTATACATATatgcaacattattttaaacgCAATAGGCGCCTTCCACGCTCCACTAGCAGTTCTTTTCAGGAGACACTGCATGCTGAACATTGGCAGCGATAACTGGTAGTTTCTTTCCAGGAAACTCCGAATACTAGAGGGCTCCGCATACTGGACAACAACAATTGCCATCCTGCACTGGCAGTATCTTTTCAGAATGCTTCGCATACTGGGCACCAAAATCGCCATCCTCCACTGGCAATATATTTCCTGAAGGCTCCGCTTACTGGGAAACTTCAATGGCCACTGGCAGTTGCTTTCCAAGCGTTGCATACTTGACAACAACAACGGCCATCCTGAACTGGAATTTTCTTTCCAAAAAGCCTCACATACTGGGCAACTACAATGGCCATGGTCCAGTGGCCATCCTGCACTGGCAGTATCTTCCCAGAAGGCTCCGCTTACGGTGCAGCTACAATGGCCGTCCTGCACTGGTAGAATCTTTCGAGAAGGCTCCGCATACTGGGCAGCTACAATGGCCATCCTGCATTGGCAGAATCTTTCGAAAAGGCTCCGCAAACTGGTCAGCTTCAATGACCATACAGCACTGGCAGTACCTTCCAAGAAGGCATCGCATACTGGGCAGTTACAATGGCCATCCTGCACTGGCAGTATCTTTCAAGAAGACTCCGCTTACTGGGCAGCTACAATGGCCATCATGCACTAGCAGTTTCTTCCCAGAAGACTTCGCATACCGGACAGCTACAATGGGCATCCTGCACTGGCAGTATCTTCCCAGAAGGCTCCGCTTACTGGGCAGCTACGATGGCCATCCTGCACTGGCAGAATCTTTCGAGAAAGCTCCGTATACTGGGCAGCTACTATGGCCATCCAGCTCTGGCAGTTGCTTTCCAGAAGGCTCCGCTTCCGGTGCAGCTACAATGTCCATCCTGCACTGGCAGTATCTTTCGAGAAGGCTCCGCTTACTGGGCAGCTACAATGGCCATCCTGCACTGGCAGTATCTTCCCAGAAGGCTGCGCATACTGGTTAGCTGCAGTGGCCATTCTGCATTGGCAATATCTTCCCAGAAGACTTCGCATACCGGGCAGTTACAATGGCCATAATGCACTGGTAGTTTCTGTCCAGTAGGCTCCGCATACTAGGTAGCTACAATGGCCTTCCTGCACTGGCATTTTCTTTCTAGAATCCTTCGCATACTGGGCAGCGACAATGGCAATCCTGCACTGGCAGTTTCTGTCCAGAAGGCTTCGCATACTTGGCAGCTACAATGGCCTTCTTGCACTGACATTTTCTTTCTAGAAGCCTCCGCTTGCTGGATAGCGACAATGGCCATGCAACACTGGCAGTTTCTTTCAAGAAGGCTCCGCTTACTTGGCAGCTCCAAAGGGCATGCCCCACTGGCAGTTTCTTTCCAGAAAGCTCCGCTTACTGGATAGCAACAATGGCCATGCTACACTGGCATTTTCTTTCTAGAAGGCTTCGCATACTGGGCAGCGACAATGGCCATCCTGCACTGGCAGTTTCTTTTGAGAAGGCTTTGCATACTGGGAAGCTACAATGGCCATCCTGCAGTTGCAGTTTTTTTCCAGAAGGCTTTGCATACTGGGCAGCTACAATGGCAACGATCCACTGGCAGGTTCTTTCACAGAAGGCTTCGCTTACTGAACAGCTACAATGGCAACGGTCCACTGGCAGCTTTCTTTCCAGAAGGCTTCGCTTAATGAACAGCTACAATGGCAACGATCCACTGGCAGCTTCTTTCCCAGAAGGCTTCGCTTACTGAACAGCTACAAAGGCAACGATCCACTGGCAGCTTCTTTCCCAGAAGGCTTCGCTTACTGAACAGCTACAATGGCAACGACCCACTGGCAGCTTCTTTCTAGAAGGCTTTGCTTACTGGACAGGGACAATGGCCTTGTCCCTTAGCAATGTTCTCTGGAAATACAAATAACTatagaaaattatattaagaCATGTATgaactttatttttatcatgataTCTTTTAACAGCCAAtagtatttcatatttaaacagtaaataattgaaacaataGTCACACCCAAATTTCATATACACAAAGCCTAGGTTTGACACACTCATTTGTAGCATTGGTATGCTACGCGAAGGCTGACAGAGGACATAAACACGCAAAAAGTGtgtcaaatataaatattataaaacgtttttttatgGTTAACTAAATTATGCTCTCCAATTAAGTTCCATGTTATGGTTGTAGTTATTGTTAACATAATATGAGTTTGGTATgtagtcaccaagccggacaagtgggttttctccgttgtaataacttgtttcacaatcgttgtaaaatgaatatgtttaaactaaaagtaatgataaatcagtattttttaactatttatatgCTGCATTTTCTATCGCCGAAGCATATCAAATCTCGATCTGGATTGGGGAAATTTCGAATGTATAGCGAGTATGACCTTACGATAGATTTGCACTTGCAACCCGTTGGAGAGCTACTTTCCTTGGCCTGTTATGATGGTAAAATcacatcatattttaaatatgcattcaataGAAATACCAAGACTTACTGAAAAACAGCGAGGTCAAGTATTGGTGATGCTTGCTCGGGTTGAAATGAAaacgtcatgacgtcagtagaACGTTTAGAAGCCAGagatatacaatatattatgaACGCTTTCAACAAACTAGAGGTGTTGCAGATGGTCCCATATATGAAAGTTCACGTGAAACACACCAAGGAACGGTCCGTTTCATAACGTAACGCACCTGCGATGTCTTTGTAAACGGCCGCTAGAACAGCACGTGGTAACGGTATTATGTAGGAATATTAACTTTTTGCGACGTCTTTAAGAAACTCGCCAGCTTATATCAGCCAGGATCAATAATGCAACCACGCCATCGAGTTGCTCGTTTACAGTTCTTGAACAGAAATAACGTCAACGTTTAGCCTTGGCCCGCCATCATTACCAGATAAGAACCCTATTGAGCATATTTGGAACGAGCGTGGTTCCAAGGTGAGGTCTAAAGGCAACATTACCAACCTGTATGATTTGGCAAACGCTCTCAACCAGAAATGGAATACTATTCCCTTTGACTTCATAAGAAAACTTAATTTAGGaaaagcctcgttacctggcaacgcaggtcggattttacttttaattagtTTATCATACACTTTATGTAAGCATTATTctgatatttcaatatatggTTTCCATAaaatttaactttaacaaagcttcaaaaaaaaaaaccttatgACGTTATATTGAAGGAACTTTTGGATGTATGTagtgaataaaaaatactgcGCGTcgtgacgtcagtaaacatcatcgcacgcgctttttggtagaatgtacaaaaatgcggtTTTCTATGTCATTTTCTTTCGACAAAAAggtaatttaaggtatgctagaaaaagcATGTATGTCCGGTtcggataaaaaaaatcctaccCTCGGgaacgctgcgtagccggtaactcggcaagcttcgttacctggcaacgcaggtgccctcgggtcggattgtTTGATCCGGACTGGAAACACATGGCATATATTATAAGACCATACAACGTCGAAGCTCCAACTATAACCCGAAGTTAAATTATAGTAGGCGACGATGTGATCAAAGTCCAGGTGTCGGGTGTTTGCTAGGAACGTGCAGCCATGTGTATACACCTTGTCTAAGTTGTCTAAGGTtatattttggcaaaattgcaaatttaaataattgtattggtAAATTGTAATTATTGGGTAATCGTTTTGGTTAACTTCGACCAAATAATTAAGTAGTTGTATGAAATTGGTTGCTGTCCTTAAATGGTGAGCTTGATCTTGAACTAATGCGCCTGGAACATTCGTTCTACATTTCGTCTTGATTCGTTGAGCATTTTGCCAAAGTTTGAGGAAAATCCTTCAAAGGGTGTAGGACTTATTGGGGCTTTCACACAGTCCTGCTACCTTGAACGGTGACCATGAACTTTGGTCGGCGAGGCTTAAAATTTTATATGCGTGTTGCCCGGATAGGGTGAATATTTACCCAGAAGAGAACTATAATCCGGTAATGATCTT
Coding sequences within:
- the LOC128209768 gene encoding putative glutathione-specific gamma-glutamylcyclotransferase 2, with amino-acid sequence MLLTYFHSQSVSDSIMWVFGYGSLIWKVDFPFKRKITGFIKGYQRRFWQGSTDHRGVPGNPGRVVTLVPATDEDRVYGVAYEIHQEDAENVRKHLDHREKGGYTLVNVTFFADNPNEGQFDLGIYIGTQDNPNFLGPAPLDAIANQIFHSVGPSGKNIDYLLNLAHALRTTMPEVDDPHLFELERLVNDLKNRNEFNI